A DNA window from Paralichthys olivaceus isolate ysfri-2021 chromosome 11, ASM2471397v2, whole genome shotgun sequence contains the following coding sequences:
- the myo7aa gene encoding myosin VIIAa isoform X8, with the protein MYRRRDYVELYEKDQAKWALVRNVNTATKQSTLLPGDYVWLDLKSGREFEVPIGAVVKLCDSGQIQVLDDEGNEHWISPQNATNIKPMHPTSIHGVEDMIRLGDLNEAGILRNLLIRYREKLIYTYTGSILVAVNPYQLLPIYTADQIRLYTNKKIGEMPPHIFAIADNCYFNMQRNNRDQCCIISGESGAGKTESTKLILQFLAAISGQHSWIEQQVLEANPILEAFGNAKTIRNDNSSRFGKYIDIHFNKRGAIEGAKIEQYLLEKSRVCRQAFDERNYHVFYCMLKGMTAEEKKKLGLSKATDYTYLTIGKCTVCDGRDDLKEYSNIRSAMKVLMFTDKENWEISKLLAAILHMGNLRYEARTYDNLDACEVVRCPHLTTAATLLEVDSKDLMNCLTSRTLITRGETVSTPLSMEQALDVRDAFVKGIYGRLFVWIVEKINAAIYKPPSSQPKYLRRSIGLLDIFGFENFTVNSFEQLCINFANENLQQFFVRHVFKLEQEEYNLENINWQHIEFTDNQDALDMIAIKPMNIISLIDEESKFPKGTDTTMLNKLNFQHKLHTNYIPPKNNYETQFGIQHFAGVVFYETRGFLEKNRDTLYGDIIQLVHSSKNKFIKQIFQADVAMGAETRKRSPTLSSQFKRSLELLMRTLSVCQPFFVRCIKPNEYKKPMLFDRDLCVRQLRYSGMMETIRIRRAGYPIRYTFVEFVDRYRVLMPGVKPAYKQEDLRGTCQRIAEAVLGRDDDWQMGKTKIFLKDHHDMLLEIERDKAITDKVILIQKVVRGFKDRSNFLKMRKSAVLIQKTWRGYHCRKNYGAMRAGFSRLQALVRSRKLCASYHVARQRITGFQGRCRGYLVRLAFRHRLWAVITIQAYTRGMIARRLYKRLKGEYRRRLEAEKMRLAEETKLRNQMSAKKAKAEAERKHQERLAQLAKEDAEREKKEKEEARRKKEMVEQMEKARLEPVNDSDMVDKMFGFLGTTNSFPGQEGQAPAGFEDLERSHQELEVEDLDEALPLPEDDDEEDLSEYKFAKYAATYFQGTTTHTYVRRPLKQPLLFHDDEGDQLAALAVWITVLRFMGDLPEPKYHTAISDGSEKIPVMTKIYETLGKKTYKRELQALQGEGETPQSDSHKKNSVRHKLVSLTLKKKSKITEEVTKRLNDGEYGVHGNSMLEDRPTSNLEKLHFIIGNGILRPALRDEIYCQICKQLSQNPSKSSHARGWILVSLCVGCFAPTEKFVKYLRNFISSGPPGYAPYCEERLRRTFANGTRTQPPSWLELQATKSKKPIMLPVTFMDGTTKTLLTDSATTAKELCIALSDKINLRDRFGFSLYIALFDKVSSLGSGNDHVMDAVSQCEQYAKEQGAQERNAPWRLFFRKEIFTPWHCPGDDLVATNLIYQQTVRGVKFGEYRCDREDLAELASQQYYVDYGSEILLERLLSLIPSYIPDREICTSRTVEKWAHFIMAAHKKGIYTQKRFDPQKVKEEVVDFARHKWPLLFSRFYEAFKFSGPSLPKNDLIVAVNWTGVYFVDEQEQVLLELSFPEITAVSSSSGGKLQGQSFTLATIKGDEYTFTSNNAEDIRDLVVTFLEGLRKRSKFVVALQDNPNPTGEESTFLSFLKGDLILLDQDTGEQVLNSGWAHGINERTNQRGDFPADCIYVLPTMARPPQEIVALVTMTPDQRQESVRVSQLVMPESDDRTKPYTLEEFSYDYFRPPPKHTLSRVMVTKNRGKDKLWSCTREPLKQPLLKKVINHEELSQDACMSFIAMMKYMGDYPSKRTRSVNELTDQIFEGALKAEPLKDEIYCQILKQLTDNHVKYSEEKGWELLWLCTGLFPPSNVLLPHIQRFLQSKRHHPLSGDCMQRLHKALRNGSRKYPPHLVEVEAIQHKTTQIFHKVYFPDDTDEAFEVESSTKAKDFCQNISTRLLLKSPEGFSLFVKISDKVISVPEGDFFFDFVRHLTDWIKKSRPAKDGIVPSLTYQVFFMKKLWTSTVPGKDSFADSIFHYYQELPKYLRGYHKCSREEVFQLAALIYRVKFEDDKSHFPTIPKMLRELVPQDLIRQMSPDDWKRSVVAYFNKQAGKSREEAKLMFLKIIYKWPTFGSAFFEVKQTTEPNYPEILLIAINKHGVSLIDPKTKDVLTTHPFTKISNWSSGNTYFHITIGNLVRGSKLLCETSLGYKMDDLLTSYISQMLTTMNKQRSGRGHSK; encoded by the exons ATGTACCGGCGTCGGGACTATGTGGAGCTGTATGAGAAGGATCAGGCCAAATGGGCTCTGGTACGCAACGTCAACACTGCAACCAAACAGAGCACACTGCTGCCG ggCGACTATGTCTGGTTGGACTTGAAGAGCGGTCGAGAGTTCGAGGTACCGATCGGTGCGGTGGTCAAACTCTGTGACTCAGGACAGATCCAGGTGCTGGACGATGAGGGGAAT GAGCACTGGATCTCCCCCCAGAATGCCACCAACATTAAGCCAATGCATCCCACCTCCATCCACGGGGTGGAGGACATGATCCGGCTGGGAGACCTCAACGAAGCTGGAATTCTGCGGAACCTGCTCATCAGATACAGAGAAAAACTcatatat ACATACACCGGCTCCATCCTGGTGGCCGTCAACCCGTATCAGCTGCTGCCCATCTACACCGCCGACCAGATCCGCCTCTACACCAACAAGAAGATTGGAGAGATGCCGCCTCACATCTTTGCCATCGCTGACAACTGTTACTTCAACATGCAGAGGAACAACCGCGACCAGTGCTGCATCATCAG tgGAGAGTCTGGAGCAGGGAAGACAGAAAGCACCAAACTGATCCTTCAGTTCCTGGCAGCCATCAGTGGTCAACACTCCTGGATAGAACAACAGGTCCTGGAGGCCAATCCTATCCTAGAAg cttttggaaatgctAAAACGATCCGCAACGACAACTCTTCTCGTTTTGGAAAATACATCGACATCCACTTCAACAAGAGAGGAGCCATAGAAGGAGCCAAGATAGAACAATACCTGCTGGAGAAATCCAGAGTGTGTCGACAG GCCTTCGATGAGAGGAACTACCACGTCTTCTACTGCATGTTGAAGGGAAtgactgcagaggagaagaagaaactggGGCTGAGCAAAGCGACAGATTACACCTACCTGACCATA GGAAAGTGCACAGTGTGTGACGGTCGAGACGACTTGAAGGAATACTCCAACATCCGCTCTGCCATGAAG GTTCTGATGTTCACAGACAAAGAGAACTGGGAGATTTCTAAACTGTTGGCTGCTATTTTACACATGGGAAACCTCAGATATGAAG cTCGGACATACGACAACCTGGATGCCTGCGAGGTCGTCCGATGTCCTCACCTCACCACTGCTGCTACACTGCTGGag gtggaCAGTAAGGACCTGATGAACTGTCTCACCAGTCGGACTCTGATCACCAGAGGAGAAACCGTCTCCACACCTCTCAGTATGGAACAAGCTCTGGACGTACGAGACGCTTTCGTGAAG ggtatTTATGgacgtttgtttgtgtggatcGTGGAGAAGATCAACGCCGCCATCTACAAGCCTCCGTCATCACAGCCCAAATATCTCAGACGCTCCATCGGACTCCTGGACATCTTTGGCTTTGAGAACTTTACTGTCAACAG cttcgAGCAGCTTTGCATCAACTTTGCCAACGAGAACCTGCAGCAGTTCTTCGTGCGTCACGTCTTCaagctggagcaggaggagtacAACCTGGAGAACATCAACTGGCAGCACATCGAGTTCACCGACAACCAGGACGCTCTGGACATGATCGCCATCAAACCCATGAACATCATCTCGCTCATCGACGAGGAGAGCAAGTTCCCCAAG GGCACGGACACCACCATGTTGAACAAACTCAACTTTCAGCACAAACTCCACACAAACTACATCCCCCCTAAGAACAACTACGAGACTCAGTTTGGAATCCAGCACTTTGCAGGAGTGGTTTTCTACGAAACCAGAG gctTCCTGGAAAAGAACAGAGACACTTTATACGGCGACATCATCCAGCTGGTTCACTCGTCCAAGAACAAGTTCATCAAACAAATCTTCCAGGCTGacgttgccatg ggggCAGAGACCAGGAAGCGCTCGCCCACTCTGAGCAGTCAGTTTAAAAGATCTCTGGAGCTGCTGATGAGGACTCTGAGCGTCTGTCAACCTTTCTTCGTTCGCTGCATCAAACCCAACGAATACAAGAAACCCATG ttatttGACAGGGATCTGTGTGTGCGTCAGCTGAGGTACTCGGGTATGATGGAGACCATTCGTATCCGTCGTGCAGGATATCCCATCCGCTACACCTTTGTGGAATTTGTCGATCGCTACAGGGTCCTCATGCCCGGAGTCAAACCGGCGTATAAACAG GAGGACCTGAGAGGAACCTGTCAGAGGATTGCAGAGGCGGTGCTCGGCCGAGACGACGACTGGCAGATGGGAAAGACTAAAATCTTCCTCAAG GATCATCACGACATGCTGCTGGAGATCGAGAGAGACAAGGCCATCACTGACAAGGTCATCCTCATCCAGAAGGTGGTCCGAGGTTTCAAGGACAG GTCGAACTTCCTGAAGATGAGGAAGTCGGCTGTGTTGATCCAGAAAACGTGGAGAGGATATCACTGCAGGAAGAACTATGGAGCT aTGCGAGCCGGCTTCTCTCGCCTGCAGGCTCTGGTTCGTTCCAGGAAGCTGTGTGCGTCCTATCACGTGGCCCGTCAGCGCATCACGGGCTTCCAGGGCCGCTGCCGGGGCTACTTAGTGCGCCTGGCGTTCAGGCACAGGCTGTGGGCCGTCATCACCATCCAGGCCTACACCAGAGGCATGATCGCCCGCCGGCTCTACAAGAGGCTGAAGGGAGAg TACCGCAGGAGGCTGGAGGCTGAGAAGATGCGTCTGGCTGAAGAAACCAAACTGAGGAACCAGATGTCTGCGAAGAAAGCGAAGGCTGAGGCGGAACGCAAACACCAG GAGCGTCTGGCCCAGCTGGCCAAAGAGGATGCCGAAcgggagaagaaggagaaggaggaggctcGGAGGAAGAAGGAGATGGTGGAGCAGATGGAGAAAGCTCGTTTGGAGCCCGTCAACGACTCAGACATGGTGGACAAGATGTTCGGCTTCCTGGGGACAACAAACTCATTCCCTGGGCAGGAGGGACAAGCTCCTGCCGGCTTTGAG gaCCTGGAGCGAAGCCATCAagagctggaggtggaggatcTGGACGAAGCTCTTCCTCTGcctgaggatgatgatgaggaagattTGTCGGAGTACAAGTTCGCCAAGTATGCCGCCACCTACTTCCAGGgcaccaccacacacacctaCGTCCGACGACCTCTCAAACAGCCGCTGCTCTTCCACGACGACGAGGGAGACCAGCTG GCTGCTCTGGCGGTGTGGATCACAGTGCTGAGGTTCATGGGAGATCTGCCGGAGCCCAAGTACCACACGGCCATCAGCGACGGAAGCGAGAAGATCCCCGTCATGACCAAGATCTACGAGACGCTGGGAAAAAAGACGTACAAGAGGGAGCTGCAGGCGctgcagggggagggggag ACGCCTCAGTCCGACAGCCACAAGAAGAACAGCGTCCGACACAAGCTGGTGTCGCTCACGCTGAAGAAGAAATCCAAGATCACTGAGGAg GTCACCAAGCGCCTCAATGATGGGGAGTACGGTGTCCATGGTAACAGCATGCTGGAGGACCGGCCGACGTCGAACCTGGAGAAACTTCACTTCATCATCGGGAACGGGATCCTGAGACCAGCGCTGAg ggatgAGATCTATTGTCAGATCTGTAAGCAGCTCAGTCAGAACCCGTCTAAGAGTTCTCACGCTCGTGGCTGGATCCTCGTCTCTCTTTGCGTCGGCTGCTTCGCCCCGACAGAAAAGTTTGTCAAG TACCTGAGGAACTTCATCAGCAGCGGTCCACCGGGTTACGCTCCGTACTGTGAAGAGAGACTGAGACGGACATTTGCTAATGGGACGAGGACACAACCTCCGTCCTGGCTGGAGctgcag GCCACCAAGTCGAAGAAGCCCATCATGCTGCCGGTGACGTTCATGGACGGCACGACCAAAACGCTGCTGACAGACTCAGCCACCACGGCCAAGGAGCTCTGCATCGCCCTGTCGGACAAGATCAACCTGCGAGACCGCTTCGGGTTCTCACTCTACATTGCTCTGTTTGACAAG GTTTCCTCTTTGGGCAGTGGGAACGACCATGTGATGGACGCCGTGTCGCAGTGTGAGCAGTATGCGAAGGAGCAGGGGGCCCAGGAGAGGAACGCCCCCTGGAGGCTGTTCTTCAGGAAGGAGATTTTCACGCCATGGCACTGCCCCGGCGACGACCTGGTCGCCACCAACCTCATCTACCAACAAACTGTGAGGGGCGTCAAGTTTGGAGAATACCGCTGCGACAGG GAGGACCTGGCAGAACTGGCCTCTCAGCAGTATTACGTCGACTACGGCTCAGAGATCCTTCTGGAGCGGCTGCTCAGCCTCATTCCCTCCTACATCCCAGACCGAGAGATCTGCACCTCCAGGACGGTGGAGAAATGGGCTCATTTCATCATGGCTGCCCACAAAAAG GGCATCTACACCCAGAAGAGGTTCGACCCTCAGAAGGTGAAGGAGGAAGTGGTCGACTTCGCTCGTCACAAGTGGCCTCTGCTCTTCTCTCGTTTCTACGAAGCGTTCAAGTTCTCAG gtCCCAGTCTACCTAAAAACGACCTGATCGTAGCCGTCAACTGGACCGGAGTTTATTTTGTAGACGAGCAGGAACAGGTCCTTTTAGAACTCTCCTTCCCAGAAATCACTGcagtgtccagcagcag CGGAGGAAAGTTGCAGGGTCAGAGTTTCACACTAGCGACCATCAAAGGTGACGAGTACACGTTCACCTCCAACAACGCAGAAGACATCCGTGACCTGGTGGTGACCTTCCTGGAGGGCCTGAGGAAGAGGTCAAAGTTTGTGGTCGCGCTACAAGACAACCCCAACCCCA ctgGGGAGGAGTCAACGTTCCTCAGCTTCCTGAAGGGAGACTTGATCCTGTTGGACCAGGACACCGGCGAGCAGGTCCTCAACTCTGGTTGGGCGCACGGCATCAACGAACGAACCAATCAAAGAGGAGATTTCCCAGCTGACTGCATCTATGTCCTGCCCACGATGGCTCGACCGCCGCAGGAAATAGTG GCGCTGGTCACCATGACACCGGACCAGCGGCAGGAGTCGGTTCGTGTTTCACAGCTCGTCATGCCCGAGAGTGACGACAGAACGAAACCCTACACACTGGAGGAGTTCTCCTACGACTActtcag GCCTCCTCCCAAACACACCCTGAGCAGAGTGATGGTCACTAAGAATCGTGGGAAGGACAAACTGTGGAGCTGCACCAGAGAGCCGCTCAAACAGCCGCTGCTGAAGAAGGTGATCAACCACGAGGAGCTGAGTCAGGACGCCTGCATGTCCTTCATCG CTATGATGAAGTACATGGGCGACTACCCGTCCAAACGGACGCGCTCGGTCAACGAGTTGACGGACCAGATCTTTGAGGGAGCGCTGAAGGCCGAACCTCTGAAGGACGAGATCTACTGTCAGATCCTCAAACAGCTGACTGACAACCACGTCAA GTACAGTGAGGAGAAAGGCTGGGAGCTGCTGTGGTTGTGCACTGGTCTGTTTCCTCCCAGTAACGTGCTGCTGCCTCACATCCAGCGCTTCCTGCAGTCGAAGAGACATCACCCGCTGTCTGGAGACTGTATGCAGAGGCTGCACAAAGCTCTACG TAACGGATCCAGGAAGTATCCCCCTCacctggtggaggtggaggccatccaacataaaacaacacagatctTCCACAAAGTCTATTTCCCCGACGATACAGACGAG GCGTTCGAGGTGGAGTCCAGCACCAAAGCCAAGGATTTCTGTCAGAACATTTCCACCCGGCTGCTGCTCAAATCTCCTGAAGGATTCAGCCTCTTCGTGAAGATCTCAgacaag GTGATCAGTGTCCCAGAGGGAGATTTCTTCTTTGACTTCGTCCGACATTTAACAGACTGGATCAAGAAATCTCGACCGGCGAAGGACG GTATTGTCCCCTCTCTGACTTATCAGGTGTTCTTCATGAAGAAGCTGTGGACCAGCACCGTTCCAGGGAAGGACTCCTTCGCCGACTCCATCTTCCACTACTACCAG GAGCTTCCTAAATACTTGCGTGGCTACCACAAGTGTTCACGAGAAGAGGTTTTCCAATTGGCAGCGCTCATCTACCGCGTCAAGTTTGAAGACGACAAATCTCACTTTCCTACAATTCCCAAAATGCTTCGGGAGCTGGTTCCCCAGGACCTGATTCGTCAGATGTCACCGGATGACTGGAAAAGA tctGTGGTGGCGTACTTCAACAAACAGGCCGGTAAATCCAGGGAAGAGGCCAAACTGATGTTTCTGAAGATTATCTACAAATGGCCGACCTTTGGCTCCGCCTTCTTCGAGGTCAAG CAAACCACAGAACCCAACTACCCAGAGATCCTGCTGATCGCCATCAACAAACATGGAGTCAGTCTCATCGACCCCAAGACCAAG gacgTCCTGACCACACACCCCTTCACCAAGATCTCCAACTGGAGCAGTGGCAACACCTACTTCCACATCACCATCGGCAACCTGGTCAGAGGAAGCAAACTGCTGTGTGAGACCTCACtg GGTTACAAGATGGACGACCTGCTGACCTCTTACATCAGTCAGATGCTGACCACCATGAACAAGCAGCGCTCCGGGCGGGGCCACAGCAAGTGA